The following DNA comes from Pseudomonas sp. Tri1.
GGACAACCCACGCCGGGCCGGTGGCCTGACGGCATTCGTGCAAGGCATCGGCTACCTGATCGCCGGGCTCTCGCCGTTGATTGCCGGGATGATTCGCGACCAGTTGGGCAGCTTCGAATGGGCCTGGTGGTCGCTCACCGCCGTCATGGCTTTGATGATCCTGATGGTCCTGCGCTTCAATCCCAAGCACTACGCACGGCATATCAGTTGATGGCCGAGGACAGCCCCGCAAACAGGCTTCGAGGGCTGCATGCATTGCAGCCCGTTTTTTTTATCACTCACCCATGACGGCAGCCCGATACGTCCATCACGACGCTTCGGTCTGCAACGCAGGAATAATATCTTGATGAAACACGTCGGTTTTGCAGCCGCTCACTGGGGCATGCTCATCTGGGCGATGCTGATCACCTCATCGTTCTTCGCAGCAGCACAGGTCAGCCAGACGATCGACCCGATCCTGCTCACCGGCCTGCGGCTGCTGTTTTCCGCGCTGATGTTCCTGCCACTGCTGCTCCTGAAAAACACGTCGCCCATTTCCATCAGAGGCCTGCTGGCCCATGCCGTGCTTGGCCTGCTGTTGGCGACTTACTTTGGCTCGTTGTTCGAAGCGCTGCGCTACACCTCGGCGGTCAATACCGCGACGCTCTACACGCTAGTGCCCTTGATGACGTTGTTTTTCGAGGTGTTCCTGCTGCCCAGCCCGAGCCTCAAGACCCGCTTGCTGCCTATGCTGGTGGCGGCAATCGGCGCGATATTACTGACCCTCAAAGGCTCGGCCCCGGGTCAGTTGCCGGCGCTCTATCCGACGCTGGTCTTCGGTGCTGGTTGCCTGGCAATGGCGTTGTATTCGCCCCTGAGCCAGCGTTTCAAAGCTTCGGTGTTGAAGGGGCGGGAACCGGTGGCGATGACGTTCTGGAACATGTTGTTCGGTTCGCTGTTCCTGCTGGTGTTCTGCCTGTTCAGCGGCGGCTGGCGCAGCGGCCTGCAGCTGTCGATGCTGGACATCGGCTGGCTGGTGTACCTGGCATTGTTCGGCACCCTCGCCACGTTCTGGCTGTTGCACCGGGCAATTGGGGTGATCACGCCATCCACGGTGATTTCCTATGTTTACCTCAACACCCTGTTCGTGACGTTGCTGCATTGGTTCTGGCTCAGGGAGCAACCCATGCTGATCGAGATCATCGGTGCCACTCTGGTGGGCGGCGGCATGCTGGCCCTGGTGGTCAGCAGCCGTAACGCCAAGACTGCTACGGCTTGAAACCCGTCAGTACGTCGAGGCCTCGCCAGGCGCCACCGCGCTCCAACGCTCCAGCTCCCGTTCAAGGAAACCGGCCACCGCCAGCAACCGCTCCTCTTGCCAGTGAGGGCCGACAATCTGGATACCGATGGGCAGCCCGGTGGCCGGGTCTGATCCGGCACGGATCACCACC
Coding sequences within:
- a CDS encoding DMT family transporter, translated to MKHVGFAAAHWGMLIWAMLITSSFFAAAQVSQTIDPILLTGLRLLFSALMFLPLLLLKNTSPISIRGLLAHAVLGLLLATYFGSLFEALRYTSAVNTATLYTLVPLMTLFFEVFLLPSPSLKTRLLPMLVAAIGAILLTLKGSAPGQLPALYPTLVFGAGCLAMALYSPLSQRFKASVLKGREPVAMTFWNMLFGSLFLLVFCLFSGGWRSGLQLSMLDIGWLVYLALFGTLATFWLLHRAIGVITPSTVISYVYLNTLFVTLLHWFWLREQPMLIEIIGATLVGGGMLALVVSSRNAKTATA